The following proteins are encoded in a genomic region of Herpetosiphonaceae bacterium:
- a CDS encoding enoyl-ACP reductase encodes MGLLTGKKGLIVGVANDHSIAWGIAQALHREGAELGFTYLGEALERRVRPLAESLGSTLIVPCDLGSDEQIAAAMNQVRENFGQLDILIHSAAFAKTDELRGSYLNTSREGFRLALDISAYSLTALIKAADPILSSNASILTMTYHGSQQVMPNYNVQGVAKAALEASVRYLAADLGPRGIRVNAISAGPIRTLAASAISGIRDMIKAQEEITPLRRKVTIDDVGNSAVWLCSDLSSGVTGQIVYVDAGASIMAVAPISS; translated from the coding sequence ATGGGGCTGCTCACTGGTAAAAAAGGGCTGATCGTCGGCGTTGCCAACGATCACTCGATCGCCTGGGGTATCGCGCAGGCGCTCCACCGCGAAGGCGCGGAGCTTGGCTTCACGTACCTGGGCGAGGCGCTCGAACGCCGCGTCCGTCCGCTGGCGGAAAGCCTCGGCTCGACGCTGATCGTTCCCTGCGATCTCGGCAGCGACGAGCAGATCGCGGCGGCGATGAATCAGGTGCGTGAGAACTTCGGCCAGCTCGATATTTTGATCCACTCCGCCGCCTTCGCCAAAACCGACGAGCTGCGCGGCTCGTACCTCAACACCAGCCGAGAGGGCTTTCGCCTGGCGCTTGACATCAGCGCCTACTCGCTCACGGCGCTGATCAAGGCCGCCGATCCGATCCTGAGCTCGAACGCCTCGATCCTGACGATGACCTACCACGGCTCTCAGCAGGTGATGCCCAACTACAACGTGCAGGGCGTCGCAAAAGCAGCGCTGGAAGCGTCCGTGCGCTACCTGGCCGCCGACCTGGGACCGCGCGGCATTCGCGTCAACGCGATCAGCGCCGGGCCGATCCGCACGCTGGCCGCCAGCGCCATCTCAGGCATTCGCGACATGATCAAGGCGCAGGAGGAGATCACCCCGCTGCGCCGCAAGGTAACGATCGACGATGTTGGCAACAGCGCCGTCTGGCTCTGCTCCGATCTGTCGAGCGGTGTCACCGGCCAGATCGTGTATGTCGATGCCGGTGCCAGCATTATGGCCGTCGCGCCGATCAGCTCGTAA
- the rho gene encoding transcription termination factor Rho, which yields MNIAELEMKPLSDLHELARELEIPSYARLRKQDLIMKLMHAQTEQVGNSFSSGILDIVSDGFGFLRSDRMLPGPDDVYVSQSQIRRFGLRTGDRVTGQVRPPKENERYYSLLRVELINGIDPEIARNRPHFDQLTPIFPNQQLKLATDPQILATRLVDLVAPIGRGQRGLIVSPPKAGKTMLLKAIANGITTNHPDVHLMVLLVGERPEEVTDMRRSVKGEVISSTFDESVEDQTKVTEMTLERAKRLVESGQDVVILMDSITRVARAYNLDMPPSGRTLSGGIDPVALYPPKRFFGAARNIEHGGSLTIIATCLVDTGSRMDDVIYEEFKGTGNSELVLERRLAEKRIYPAIDITRSSTRREELLLGPEMMRQVWTMRRMVSMLNDNEGTELVLTRLAKTRSNEEFLATLGRNI from the coding sequence GTGAATATCGCTGAACTTGAAATGAAACCGTTGAGCGACTTGCACGAGTTGGCCCGTGAGCTGGAAATTCCAAGCTATGCCCGACTCCGTAAGCAAGATCTGATTATGAAGCTGATGCATGCTCAGACCGAGCAGGTGGGCAACAGCTTCAGCTCAGGTATTCTCGATATTGTGTCGGACGGCTTCGGCTTTTTGCGGAGTGATCGCATGCTGCCGGGGCCGGATGATGTGTACGTTTCCCAGTCGCAGATTCGCCGCTTTGGCCTGCGTACCGGCGACCGCGTGACAGGTCAGGTGCGCCCGCCGAAAGAGAACGAGCGCTACTATAGCCTGCTGCGCGTCGAGCTGATTAATGGGATCGATCCCGAAATCGCGCGGAATCGCCCGCACTTCGATCAGTTGACGCCGATCTTCCCGAACCAGCAGCTTAAGCTGGCGACCGATCCGCAGATCTTGGCGACCCGACTGGTCGATCTGGTCGCGCCGATCGGACGCGGGCAGCGCGGATTGATCGTGTCGCCGCCGAAGGCCGGTAAGACGATGCTGCTGAAGGCGATTGCCAACGGCATCACTACCAATCATCCCGATGTCCACCTGATGGTGCTGCTGGTCGGCGAGCGTCCCGAAGAAGTGACCGATATGCGCCGCTCGGTCAAAGGCGAAGTGATCTCATCGACGTTCGACGAGTCGGTTGAGGATCAGACCAAAGTGACCGAGATGACGCTGGAGCGCGCGAAGCGCCTGGTGGAGAGCGGTCAGGATGTTGTGATCTTGATGGACTCGATCACCCGCGTGGCACGCGCCTATAACCTGGATATGCCGCCGTCTGGTCGTACGCTGTCGGGCGGTATCGATCCGGTGGCGCTGTACCCGCCCAAGCGCTTCTTCGGCGCTGCGCGTAACATCGAGCACGGCGGCTCGCTGACGATTATCGCGACCTGTCTGGTCGATACTGGCAGCCGCATGGACGACGTGATCTACGAAGAGTTCAAGGGTACCGGCAACTCCGAGCTGGTGCTTGAGCGCCGCCTGGCCGAGAAGCGCATCTACCCGGCGATCGACATTACCCGCTCCAGCACGCGCCGCGAGGAGCTGCTGCTTGGTCCTGAGATGATGCGTCAGGTCTGGACGATGCGGCGGATGGTCAGCATGCTCAACGACAACGAGGGCACCGAGCTGGTGCTGACGCGACTTGCCAAGACGCGCTCCAACGAGGAGTTTTTGGCAACGCTCGGCAGGAATATCTAG
- a CDS encoding TadE family protein: MMRFRFKAARGQSLVELALTLPLLILLLYGLAEFGFLLYAHVQVTNAAREGARAGSLYLGSRFHYTAANGGDDCWDLQEWVENALVQRNRNNNGCPQATFNTAVHSLGLLTPDQCQNANAVNCWVLQPLQIDDVPVTDTPAWIGTHVGDPLRVQVTYRYEMPLLGGVFQINPVLIDKTVIMRVQNN; encoded by the coding sequence ATGATGCGCTTCCGTTTCAAAGCTGCGCGCGGCCAGTCGCTGGTCGAGCTTGCCCTGACTCTCCCGCTGCTGATTCTGCTGCTGTATGGCCTGGCCGAGTTCGGCTTTCTGCTGTATGCGCATGTGCAGGTGACAAACGCGGCCCGCGAGGGCGCGCGGGCTGGCTCGCTCTATCTTGGCAGCCGGTTTCACTACACCGCTGCGAATGGCGGCGACGATTGCTGGGATCTTCAGGAATGGGTCGAGAATGCGCTGGTGCAGCGTAACCGCAACAACAACGGCTGTCCGCAAGCAACCTTCAACACGGCGGTGCATTCCCTTGGGCTGCTCACCCCGGATCAGTGCCAGAACGCGAACGCGGTCAACTGCTGGGTGCTTCAGCCGTTGCAGATCGACGACGTGCCGGTTACAGACACGCCCGCCTGGATCGGCACGCACGTCGGGGACCCGCTGCGGGTGCAGGTGACGTATCGCTATGAGATGCCGCTCCTGGGCGGCGTGTTCCAGATTAACCCGGTGCTGATCGACAAGACCGTGATCATGCGCGTGCAGAATAACTAA
- a CDS encoding AAA family ATPase, whose product MAQNQATVIRIVIIAPVDGLNQEWIETLQSDPSVHVQARIGVLQRGVETVQHLQPNVLLIDRSIEEIEETIQAVYAAAPETLCIAVLPQQDMAAVRRLVSAGARDILAKPLHARELIASIRQVVQMEDARRQRAGKPSMLARFEPRTSGSKVIVVMGPKGGVGSTTVATNLAVALRHVSGQDVVLADFSLQFGDVAVLLNLWSKHTLHDLAVHYTTLDDGLLERVLVPHESGIKVLLAPNEPELTADMSGKHIAAVVAALRGKFSYVVIDCWSFMDEITETLMTTADQVLLVTTPEVPALKNTKQALEYFTRHGVQRERVALVLNRFPSVKGVTLNDIQQHLKHPIQANLPSDGPAVTYAANKGVPVIQSHPQSWVAQSFLKLAAWVAGDKVQTISYAPTTPKSAEVRPEEQKPLRWRFGLRKPSNS is encoded by the coding sequence ATGGCTCAGAATCAAGCGACGGTTATTCGGATTGTGATTATTGCGCCGGTCGATGGGCTAAACCAGGAGTGGATCGAGACGCTTCAGTCCGATCCGAGCGTACATGTCCAGGCGCGCATCGGCGTGCTGCAACGCGGCGTCGAGACGGTCCAGCATCTTCAGCCGAACGTGCTGCTGATCGATCGCTCGATCGAAGAGATCGAAGAGACGATCCAGGCGGTCTATGCCGCAGCGCCCGAAACGCTGTGTATCGCCGTGCTGCCGCAGCAGGATATGGCGGCGGTGCGGCGGCTCGTCTCTGCAGGCGCGCGCGATATTCTCGCCAAGCCGCTGCATGCCCGCGAGCTGATCGCCAGCATCCGCCAGGTGGTGCAGATGGAAGACGCCCGCCGCCAGCGCGCGGGCAAGCCCTCGATGCTCGCCCGCTTCGAGCCTCGCACGAGCGGCTCGAAGGTGATCGTGGTGATGGGACCAAAGGGCGGCGTCGGCTCGACGACCGTGGCGACGAATCTGGCGGTGGCGCTGAGGCATGTCAGCGGGCAGGATGTGGTGCTGGCCGATTTTAGCCTTCAGTTTGGCGATGTCGCGGTGCTGCTCAACCTGTGGTCCAAGCATACGCTGCACGACCTGGCGGTGCATTACACGACGCTCGACGATGGCCTGCTGGAGCGCGTGCTGGTGCCGCACGAGAGCGGGATCAAGGTGCTGCTCGCGCCGAACGAGCCGGAGCTGACCGCCGATATGAGCGGCAAGCACATCGCGGCGGTCGTGGCGGCGCTGCGGGGCAAGTTCAGCTACGTCGTGATCGATTGCTGGTCGTTTATGGACGAGATCACCGAGACGCTGATGACGACCGCCGATCAGGTGTTGCTGGTGACAACGCCCGAAGTTCCGGCCCTGAAAAACACGAAGCAGGCGCTGGAATACTTCACGCGGCACGGCGTGCAGCGCGAGCGCGTGGCGCTGGTGCTCAATCGCTTTCCCAGCGTCAAAGGCGTGACGCTCAACGATATTCAGCAGCATTTGAAGCATCCGATCCAGGCCAACCTTCCGAGCGACGGGCCAGCGGTGACGTATGCGGCCAATAAGGGCGTGCCCGTGATCCAGAGCCATCCGCAGAGCTGGGTAGCGCAGAGCTTCCTGAAGCTCGCGGCGTGGGTCGCCGGCGATAAAGTGCAGACGATCTCGTACGCTCCGACGACGCCCAAATCCGCCGAGGTCAGGCCGGAGGAGCAGAAGCCGCTGCGCTGGCGCTTTGGGCTGCGCAAGCCGAGTAATTCTTAA
- a CDS encoding TadE/TadG family type IV pilus assembly protein, with protein MSRRHRLPNAGQSLVEFALVAPLLLALMFVLVELGIIFSIYIGLTNSAREAARVGAAYQYQMTNPTSTPATATVDGARAGAMNAAIMATLNPILDVTVVGQLSPSYVYEPATPTNNNYRYGDKVIVTLSYTHNLFFNLFGFPSIAIQSSSEMRLEPGGL; from the coding sequence ATGAGTCGTCGTCATAGACTGCCGAACGCAGGGCAGAGCCTTGTCGAGTTTGCGTTGGTCGCGCCGCTGCTGCTGGCCTTGATGTTCGTGCTGGTTGAGCTGGGCATCATCTTCAGCATCTACATTGGCCTGACCAACAGCGCGCGCGAGGCGGCTCGCGTGGGAGCGGCCTATCAATACCAGATGACGAATCCGACGAGCACTCCCGCGACGGCGACGGTCGACGGTGCGCGCGCCGGGGCGATGAACGCGGCGATCATGGCGACGCTCAACCCGATCCTGGACGTGACCGTCGTCGGCCAGCTTAGCCCCAGCTATGTGTACGAGCCCGCGACGCCGACGAACAATAACTACCGCTACGGCGATAAAGTGATCGTCACGCTGTCGTACACGCACAACCTGTTCTTCAACCTGTTTGGCTTCCCCAGCATTGCGATCCAGTCGAGCAGCGAGATGCGGTTGGAGCCGGGAGGTCTATGA
- a CDS encoding CpaF family protein, producing MPRFRMRQSGNGHTPELPGDGTATLPPTLKRAMPHEQSTISEEERALVGRVQERLLRQIESRFEAEVRDVERLQRHIANAVNAVLEEDNAVLPERERKRLQRMVQAEVIGLGPLEEMLADDSITEIMVNGPSEVFIERDGVLHESPIRFNDDAHVRRVIDRIVAPLGRRVNESTPMVDARLPDGSRVNIVIPPIALNGPTITIRKFSQVPLTSADLVRFGAVTAEAMEFLRACVHGRMNVVVTGGTGAGKTTLLNVLSSFIPDQERIITIENAAELQLQQRHVVTLESRPSNIEGKGEVTIRDLVVNALRMRPNRIVVGECRSGEALDMLQAMNTGHDGSMTTIHANNPRDALHRIETMVLMSGMELPVRAIREQISSAINIMVHVDRYMDGSRRVSRICEVTGMEGDTVTMSDLFVFRQEGVRDGRVLGKLVPTGIRPRILEQLQRFNITVPTSTFGFVGR from the coding sequence ATGCCACGTTTTCGCATGAGACAATCCGGCAATGGTCATACTCCGGAACTACCAGGCGATGGCACCGCGACGCTGCCGCCGACGCTGAAGCGGGCAATGCCGCACGAGCAGAGCACGATCAGCGAAGAAGAGCGCGCGCTCGTCGGGCGGGTGCAGGAGCGCCTGCTACGCCAGATCGAGTCGCGCTTCGAGGCCGAGGTCCGCGATGTTGAGCGGTTGCAGCGGCATATCGCCAACGCCGTGAACGCGGTCCTAGAAGAAGATAACGCTGTGCTGCCGGAGCGCGAGCGCAAGCGGCTGCAACGGATGGTCCAGGCCGAGGTGATCGGGCTGGGGCCGCTCGAAGAGATGCTGGCCGACGATTCGATCACCGAGATCATGGTCAACGGGCCGAGCGAGGTCTTTATCGAGCGCGACGGCGTGCTGCACGAGTCGCCGATCCGCTTCAACGACGATGCTCATGTGCGCCGGGTGATCGACCGGATTGTCGCGCCGCTGGGCCGCCGCGTCAACGAGTCGACGCCGATGGTCGATGCCCGATTGCCGGACGGCTCGCGCGTCAACATCGTCATTCCGCCGATCGCGCTGAATGGCCCGACGATCACGATCCGCAAGTTCTCGCAGGTGCCGCTGACCTCCGCCGATCTGGTGCGCTTTGGCGCGGTTACGGCAGAGGCGATGGAGTTCTTGCGAGCCTGCGTCCACGGGCGCATGAACGTCGTGGTCACGGGCGGCACCGGCGCGGGCAAGACGACGCTGCTCAACGTGCTCTCCAGCTTCATCCCCGACCAGGAGCGCATCATCACGATCGAGAACGCCGCCGAGCTACAGTTGCAGCAGCGCCATGTGGTCACGCTCGAATCACGGCCCTCCAACATCGAGGGCAAGGGCGAGGTGACGATCCGCGATCTGGTGGTCAACGCGCTGCGTATGCGGCCCAACCGCATCGTCGTCGGCGAGTGCCGCAGCGGCGAGGCGCTCGACATGCTCCAGGCGATGAACACCGGCCACGACGGCTCGATGACGACGATCCACGCCAACAACCCGCGCGACGCGCTGCACCGCATCGAGACGATGGTGCTGATGTCGGGCATGGAGCTGCCGGTACGCGCGATCCGCGAGCAGATCTCGTCGGCGATCAACATCATGGTCCACGTCGATCGCTACATGGACGGCTCGCGCCGGGTCAGCCGCATCTGCGAAGTGACCGGCATGGAAGGCGATACCGTCACCATGTCCGATCTATTCGTGTTCCGGCAAGAAGGCGTACGCGATGGCCGTGTGCTGGGCAAGCTGGTGCCGACAGGCATTCGACCGCGTATTCTGGAGCAGCTTCAGCGCTTCAACATCACCGTTCCGACGAGCACTTTCGGCTTTGTGGGCCGGTAG
- the cpaB gene encoding Flp pilus assembly protein CpaB translates to MPRRRGWILILLGLVLALGTGGMVYSLLRQAVPVESASTVLPPTPVPTKPVPVAGRALSAGTAISDTDILLQQYPEELVPVGVLTDTAEIEGQLLAEPLQEGEFFRASQMIGSATGELSNQIAEEKVVVAFPVGDLLSQSKVIHEDDHVDLLLTIEIQEESATETRQGKATNITLQNVRVFRIVRDEATEENPDPEIKSILFEMSPQDAVIAKFVKDAGGTMDLALRSPLDTDTFNTQMINQDYLFDNYNFRAPRSSSRPKQQ, encoded by the coding sequence ATGCCCCGTCGTCGTGGTTGGATCTTGATACTACTGGGCCTCGTGTTGGCCCTGGGAACAGGCGGTATGGTCTATAGCCTGCTGCGGCAGGCGGTGCCGGTTGAATCAGCCAGTACCGTGCTCCCGCCCACGCCTGTGCCGACCAAGCCCGTGCCGGTGGCTGGCCGAGCGCTCAGCGCTGGCACGGCGATCTCCGACACCGATATTCTGCTGCAACAATACCCTGAGGAGCTGGTGCCGGTGGGCGTGCTGACCGATACGGCGGAGATCGAGGGGCAACTGCTGGCCGAGCCGCTGCAAGAGGGCGAGTTCTTCCGCGCCTCGCAGATGATCGGCAGCGCGACCGGCGAGCTAAGCAACCAAATTGCCGAGGAAAAGGTTGTCGTGGCCTTCCCCGTGGGCGATCTGCTCAGCCAGAGCAAGGTGATCCACGAGGACGATCATGTCGATCTGCTGCTGACGATCGAGATTCAGGAAGAGAGCGCAACCGAAACCCGCCAGGGCAAGGCGACGAACATCACGCTTCAGAACGTGCGGGTCTTCCGCATCGTGCGCGACGAAGCGACCGAGGAAAATCCCGATCCGGAGATCAAGTCGATCTTGTTCGAGATGTCGCCGCAGGACGCCGTGATCGCCAAGTTCGTGAAGGACGCCGGCGGCACGATGGACCTGGCGCTGCGCTCGCCGCTCGATACCGACACGTTCAACACGCAGATGATCAACCAAGATTACCTGTTCGATAACTATAACTTCCGCGCCCCGCGCTCAAGCTCGCGGCCCAAGCAGCAATAG
- a CDS encoding pilus assembly protein TadG-related protein: MKKSRRKPQGQALVTMAIFAVTLFIFVGLGIDSGMLYVERRHLQNVADAACLAATTELSLGGSSDEARVAANQYIISNMDENAEAAFDLPETIDFLSTTVGSGVSLTSGIQVSGSDVRVAVTFPAFTYFMRLAGIETYNVMARARCDATSGGGIWPVAVVRFPGYDEDNERVGVANTGITLPQTYGNGPKAKYLKVRDILQAGDGVLNQDGIIGGSGCSVHRNWFDWPTLGDPASKTGSYHQPCEAASVANPGYEIEMAGLNANPNVGNTSYSGPLLLDARQISFPNRLFYNGQSAATSTNTWKETIIKYILTQYPGPDVIPGQQLGVVNGINTGNILDAIDDRYNGGEIVTTLVYNGQLYQDPDFLVSVVCKPGSFRCNEAPYSNQFVYRNAPPTDPADLFNATCTSYNGKEYFIADGNDLAFLLSNPKPVPAEYLVTLKPSSAQTAAATTVRLTARLSGENIGSENGTGAPEDFAHMKVRWEWTDAAGGTHAVPSANGWQDGMTPVEVDMPVAGTTVTLKVIQSDKETIDCFTALDPFKQNPIPMIVPKRVAGAHTIQVIGRSVGGAATSREHSDYGVLGMRRYQASPYFDTNDFYFSFIGDPSGLVKNVNPQTTIEPKLQLVNANSGNPMSWNVISGSSLTYYQNDARLSGAPAGISAQRDHSGQSPTLRIQVNPATVQPGEYDIDYQVTAGSTHSTRFHLRVEEDLNASIDSWVVALCYANFRITTNLNQQSTPNVIKGRAVSGCLDPNQITSGLTSRLVQWN; the protein is encoded by the coding sequence ATGAAGAAGTCTCGCCGTAAACCTCAGGGACAGGCTTTGGTGACAATGGCGATCTTCGCCGTCACCTTGTTCATCTTCGTCGGCCTGGGCATCGACAGCGGCATGCTCTACGTCGAGCGGCGGCATCTGCAAAATGTTGCCGATGCCGCGTGTCTTGCCGCCACAACCGAGCTCAGCCTTGGCGGATCGAGCGATGAGGCGCGCGTCGCGGCCAACCAGTACATCATCAGCAACATGGATGAGAACGCGGAGGCCGCGTTCGATCTGCCTGAGACGATCGACTTTCTGAGCACGACTGTCGGGAGCGGCGTGAGCCTCACGAGCGGCATCCAGGTCAGCGGCAGCGATGTGCGGGTCGCGGTGACGTTTCCGGCGTTTACCTACTTCATGCGGCTGGCAGGCATCGAAACCTACAACGTCATGGCCCGCGCGCGCTGCGACGCGACCAGCGGCGGCGGCATCTGGCCCGTGGCGGTTGTGCGCTTCCCCGGCTACGACGAGGACAACGAGCGGGTCGGCGTGGCGAATACGGGCATCACGCTGCCGCAGACCTACGGCAACGGCCCCAAGGCAAAATACTTGAAGGTGCGCGATATTTTGCAGGCGGGCGACGGCGTGCTCAACCAAGACGGCATCATCGGCGGCTCAGGCTGTAGCGTTCACCGCAACTGGTTCGACTGGCCGACGCTGGGCGATCCCGCCTCCAAGACGGGCTCGTACCATCAGCCGTGCGAGGCCGCGAGCGTCGCCAATCCGGGCTACGAGATCGAGATGGCCGGCCTGAACGCCAACCCGAACGTCGGGAATACCTCCTACAGCGGCCCGCTGCTGCTCGACGCGCGCCAGATCTCGTTCCCCAATCGTCTGTTCTACAACGGCCAGTCGGCAGCGACCTCGACCAACACCTGGAAAGAGACGATCATCAAGTACATCCTGACGCAGTATCCCGGCCCCGATGTGATCCCAGGCCAGCAGCTCGGCGTGGTCAACGGAATCAACACCGGCAACATTCTGGACGCGATCGACGACCGCTACAACGGCGGCGAGATCGTCACCACGCTGGTCTATAACGGCCAGTTGTATCAGGACCCCGATTTTCTGGTATCGGTTGTCTGCAAGCCGGGCAGCTTCCGCTGCAACGAGGCACCGTACTCGAACCAGTTCGTCTACCGCAACGCGCCGCCGACAGATCCGGCAGATCTGTTCAATGCCACCTGCACCAGCTATAACGGCAAGGAGTATTTCATCGCCGACGGCAACGACCTCGCGTTTTTGTTGTCCAATCCGAAGCCGGTGCCAGCGGAGTATCTTGTGACGCTCAAGCCCTCATCGGCGCAGACCGCCGCCGCGACGACGGTGCGGCTGACGGCGCGGCTTTCGGGCGAGAACATCGGCTCCGAGAATGGCACGGGCGCTCCTGAGGATTTCGCGCACATGAAGGTGCGCTGGGAGTGGACCGATGCTGCGGGCGGTACGCACGCCGTGCCCTCGGCGAACGGCTGGCAGGACGGCATGACGCCGGTGGAGGTCGATATGCCGGTGGCTGGCACGACCGTGACGCTGAAAGTGATCCAGAGCGACAAAGAGACGATTGATTGCTTCACGGCGCTCGATCCGTTCAAGCAAAATCCGATCCCGATGATCGTGCCGAAGCGTGTGGCCGGAGCGCATACGATCCAGGTCATTGGGCGCTCCGTGGGCGGCGCGGCGACCTCGCGCGAGCATAGCGACTATGGCGTGCTGGGCATGCGCAGGTATCAGGCCAGCCCCTACTTCGACACCAACGACTTCTACTTCTCGTTCATCGGCGATCCGAGCGGCCTGGTCAAGAACGTCAACCCGCAGACCACGATCGAGCCGAAGTTGCAACTGGTAAACGCGAATAGCGGGAATCCCATGAGCTGGAACGTGATCTCCGGGTCGAGCCTGACGTACTACCAGAATGACGCGCGCCTCAGCGGCGCTCCCGCCGGGATCTCGGCGCAGCGCGACCACAGCGGCCAGAGCCCGACGCTCAGGATTCAGGTTAATCCTGCAACAGTGCAGCCTGGCGAGTATGACATCGATTATCAGGTGACGGCGGGAAGCACGCACTCGACCCGCTTCCACCTGCGCGTGGAAGAAGATCTCAACGCCAGCATCGACTCGTGGGTCGTCGCGCTGTGCTATGCGAACTTCCGGATCACCACGAATCTGAACCAGCAGAGTACACCGAATGTGATCAAGGGCCGGGCGGTTTCCGGCTGCCTCGATCCGAACCAGATCACTAGCGGCCTCACGTCGCGTCTCGTTCAGTGGAACTAA
- a CDS encoding ParB/RepB/Spo0J family partition protein, translated as MRLLYLDPQQLELDPEGIREDAGDIVSLAETIREHGLLQPLGVIALGHERYRVVYGGRRQRAALQLGLERVPCIVLDPNDSDLLIQQLVENVQRQDLNDLEKARSFRRLRDRLNEQGQGSGRMLSEGELDEQVGAAVGLAPRTIRRYLGLLDLPTEIQQLIRDGELTVTQAQHLRRINSTKTQIELAQMIVDEGLSAGEVSSLANYFAANPNLTVDAAMQALAHNLGLRTEATPVNTGSGGPLPKGGQPAAKADDDFWADEPEAAEDGQAGALAAFAAEDENPSKNKARVFRIRSLDQMVDEADRLTRAYHEGDLQKWVQKDEGASFKLRLLLKQLRTLSQAIEALVGETVEVE; from the coding sequence ATGCGACTGTTATATCTTGATCCGCAGCAGCTTGAACTCGATCCTGAGGGCATTCGCGAAGACGCGGGCGACATCGTCAGCCTGGCCGAAACGATCCGCGAGCATGGCTTGCTCCAGCCGCTTGGCGTGATCGCGCTGGGCCACGAGCGCTACCGCGTGGTCTACGGCGGTCGTCGCCAGCGCGCGGCGCTCCAGCTTGGCCTCGAGCGGGTGCCGTGCATTGTGCTCGATCCCAACGACTCGGACCTGCTGATCCAGCAACTTGTTGAGAACGTCCAGCGCCAGGATCTCAACGATCTTGAGAAGGCTCGCTCCTTCAGGCGGCTGCGCGATCGGCTCAACGAGCAGGGCCAGGGCAGCGGCAGGATGTTGAGCGAAGGCGAGCTTGACGAGCAGGTCGGCGCGGCGGTCGGCCTCGCTCCTCGCACGATTCGTCGCTACCTGGGCTTGCTCGACCTGCCGACTGAGATTCAGCAGCTTATCCGCGACGGCGAGCTCACGGTGACGCAAGCGCAGCATCTACGGCGCATCAACAGCACCAAGACGCAGATCGAGCTCGCGCAGATGATCGTCGACGAGGGCCTGTCGGCGGGCGAGGTCAGCAGCCTGGCGAATTATTTTGCTGCCAATCCCAATCTGACGGTCGATGCGGCGATGCAGGCGCTGGCGCATAACCTGGGGCTGCGCACCGAGGCCACGCCTGTGAACACCGGGTCAGGCGGCCCGCTGCCCAAGGGCGGCCAGCCCGCCGCCAAGGCCGACGACGATTTCTGGGCCGACGAGCCGGAAGCTGCCGAAGATGGTCAGGCGGGCGCGCTCGCCGCATTTGCCGCCGAGGACGAAAATCCCTCCAAGAACAAAGCGCGTGTTTTCCGCATCCGCTCGCTCGATCAGATGGTCGACGAAGCCGACCGGCTGACGCGCGCCTACCACGAGGGCGATCTCCAGAAGTGGGTGCAGAAAGACGAGGGCGCTTCGTTCAAACTGCGGCTGCTGCTCAAGCAACTGCGCACACTCTCACAGGCGATCGAAGCGCTCGTTGGCGAGACGGTTGAGGTCGAGTAG